From Ancylobacter pratisalsi, one genomic window encodes:
- a CDS encoding glycosyltransferase — translation MISVVIPTSGSHRLLIPTLASLVPGAAAGVVREVLLVDTGDSPEIAEIADAAGCEYLHGPDGSGARRRQGAGAARAPWILFLEPDGILQEGWAREVRGFTDQAERTGTVDRRAATFRLALDGFGVAPRLKEAIAVARHALTGRPRPEQGLLIHRRFYEALGGHEPGAQAQRRLIARVGRARLVLLRSQMLLPAR, via the coding sequence GTGATTTCGGTCGTCATTCCCACCAGCGGATCCCACCGCCTGCTGATCCCCACTCTCGCCTCTCTGGTGCCAGGGGCGGCGGCTGGCGTGGTGCGCGAGGTGCTGCTGGTCGACACCGGCGATTCGCCCGAGATCGCCGAGATCGCCGATGCCGCCGGCTGTGAATATCTGCATGGACCGGACGGCTCCGGCGCGCGACGGCGGCAGGGCGCGGGCGCGGCGCGGGCGCCGTGGATCCTGTTCCTGGAGCCGGACGGAATTCTGCAGGAAGGCTGGGCGCGCGAGGTCCGCGGCTTCACCGACCAGGCCGAGCGCACCGGCACCGTCGACCGGCGCGCGGCCACTTTCCGCCTTGCGCTGGATGGTTTCGGCGTGGCCCCGCGCCTGAAGGAGGCGATCGCCGTCGCCCGCCACGCGCTTACCGGCCGTCCCCGACCGGAACAGGGGCTGCTGATTCATCGCCGCTTCTATGAGGCGCTGGGCGGTCACGAGCCCGGCGCGCAGGCCCAGCGCCGCCTGATCGCGCGGGTGGGCCGCGCCCGTCTGGTGCTGCTTCGCTCGCAGATGCTGCTGCCGGCCCGCTGA
- the moaB gene encoding molybdenum cofactor biosynthesis protein B has protein sequence MTATHADKPFVPLSIAVLTISDTRRLEDDRSGNTLAERIEGAGHRLAARALVPDDIETIRARVAGWIADAGIDVVITTGGTGFTGRDVTPEAVEPLFEKRMEGFSTVFHMVSFQKIGTSTLQSRATAGVANSTYVFCLPGSPGACRDGWDEILVHQLDIRHRPCNFVEILPRLDEHLKRGKLRAPA, from the coding sequence ATGACCGCCACCCACGCCGACAAACCCTTCGTGCCGCTGTCGATCGCCGTGCTCACGATTTCCGACACGCGCCGTCTTGAGGACGACCGCTCCGGCAACACGCTGGCGGAACGAATCGAGGGCGCCGGCCATCGCCTTGCAGCGCGCGCCCTCGTGCCCGACGATATCGAGACCATCCGTGCCAGGGTCGCCGGCTGGATCGCGGATGCGGGGATCGATGTGGTGATCACCACCGGTGGCACCGGATTCACCGGACGCGACGTCACGCCCGAGGCCGTCGAGCCGCTGTTCGAGAAGCGGATGGAAGGCTTTTCAACCGTGTTCCATATGGTGTCGTTCCAGAAGATCGGCACCTCCACCCTGCAAAGCCGGGCGACGGCGGGGGTCGCCAACTCCACCTATGTGTTCTGCCTGCCGGGCTCGCCGGGGGCCTGCCGTGACGGCTGGGACGAGATCCTCGTCCACCAGCTCGATATCCGCCACCGGCCGTGCAATTTCGTCGAGATCCTGCCGCGGCTGGATGAGCACCTCAAGCGCGGCAAGCTGCGCGCGCCGGCCTGA